The following proteins come from a genomic window of Thermoproteus sp.:
- a CDS encoding PaaI family thioesterase — protein sequence MGLGEAPRDVEAATRFIRESEPLMAFIGYRLVELSPGRACAEFDHTRNVERIGGVLHGGVLASVLDETLGMAVLTVNDGADQVTVELKVNFLEAGREGPYRVCGQVVRRGGRLVVAEGEVRDRAGRLIAKALGTWYILRREVGRTG from the coding sequence ATGGGTCTGGGCGAGGCGCCGAGAGACGTAGAGGCGGCGACCCGCTTTATACGCGAGTCGGAGCCACTTATGGCGTTTATAGGGTACAGGCTGGTGGAGCTCTCCCCCGGGAGGGCATGCGCCGAGTTTGACCACACGAGGAACGTCGAGAGAATAGGCGGCGTGCTCCACGGCGGCGTCTTGGCGTCGGTGCTGGACGAGACTTTAGGCATGGCGGTGCTGACAGTCAACGACGGGGCCGACCAAGTCACTGTGGAGCTCAAGGTGAACTTCCTGGAGGCGGGGAGGGAGGGGCCCTATAGGGTCTGCGGCCAGGTCGTGAGGCGGGGCGGCAGGCTGGTCGTCGCAGAGGGCGAGGTGAGGGACAGGGCGGGGAGGCTTATCGCCAAGGCCTTGGGGACTTGGTACATCTTGAGGCGTGAGGTCGGGCGGACGGGATGA
- the trm10 gene encoding tRNA (adenine(9)-N1)-methyltransferase Trm10, whose amino-acid sequence MGLAAGEARPDAMRSVEKSGLVGDVALAASQPLWVRFFEALRGLGVECLCVPRRFKCRGLLPQCVAVGILVGRYSICEAQCGGSSLGVWGGVELLSGIGDASCRWALARSCGRPIPIDFSPPEAPRIVVDLSLWGEHTEGEKHELVEQIVATLGVVRNFLWDGNLWITNAPDEFVSLLERHARGMVHKMKIVGGTPPFEAPVVLDPEGPCLFTEEMALAHSDFIIGGIVDKEHVVKSGTRRIAERIGVDKRCRIELRGSVVGVPDRINKIAEIILAVRFAGVSLEEAIINAQARRDKIYRLMRELQKMGPRVEMERARALAAWLKADERTLRTAAAKAHVELI is encoded by the coding sequence GTGGGGCTCGCCGCTGGGGAGGCGCGACCAGACGCGATGCGGAGCGTCGAGAAGTCCGGACTCGTGGGGGACGTGGCGCTAGCCGCATCGCAACCCCTATGGGTCCGCTTCTTCGAGGCGCTTAGAGGGCTGGGCGTCGAGTGCCTATGTGTCCCCCGCCGCTTTAAATGCCGCGGGCTCCTGCCTCAATGTGTGGCGGTGGGCATATTGGTGGGTAGGTACTCCATATGTGAGGCGCAGTGCGGCGGGTCCAGCCTCGGCGTCTGGGGCGGCGTCGAGCTCCTCTCGGGCATAGGCGATGCGTCTTGTAGGTGGGCTTTGGCGCGGAGTTGCGGGAGGCCCATACCCATAGACTTCTCGCCTCCGGAGGCCCCCCGGATCGTAGTGGACCTCTCCCTATGGGGCGAACACACTGAGGGCGAGAAGCACGAGCTGGTGGAGCAGATAGTGGCCACTTTGGGAGTCGTCAGGAACTTCCTCTGGGACGGCAACTTGTGGATCACAAACGCGCCGGATGAATTCGTCTCGCTCCTTGAAAGACATGCGCGGGGTATGGTCCACAAGATGAAGATAGTGGGGGGCACGCCCCCCTTCGAGGCGCCGGTGGTCCTGGACCCAGAGGGCCCCTGTCTCTTCACCGAAGAGATGGCGTTAGCCCACAGCGATTTCATAATCGGCGGCATTGTGGACAAGGAACATGTGGTCAAGTCGGGCACGAGGCGCATAGCCGAGAGGATAGGGGTAGACAAGAGGTGCCGTATAGAGCTGAGGGGTTCCGTCGTGGGGGTTCCCGACAGGATTAACAAGATAGCCGAGATAATCCTCGCGGTGAGGTTCGCCGGGGTCTCGCTGGAGGAGGCCATAATAAACGCGCAGGCCAGACGGGACAAGATATATCGCCTGATGAGAGAATTGCAGAAGATGGGGCCCCGCGTGGAGATGGAGAGGGCCAGGGCCCTTGCGGCGTGGCTTAAAGCTGACGAAAGGACTTTGAGGACCGCCGCCGCCAAGGCCCACGTTGAACTTATTTAA
- the tenA gene encoding thiaminase II encodes MSTTETLRRAADAIWAKIFQHPFVVGLYRGDLPLEKFRYYLLQDYNYLVNFAKALALAAARAPDVKAMRAMLELAYGELTGEMANYESLLKELGLSLEDAVRTKPNPTNVGYMSYLTSICSTGSFGQCLSALLPCFWTYLEIAERHKGLLERNPVEIYRRWASVYLSQEYRRLVEMLRGLLDSLSPKVEEVLEPFLTASLYELAFWDAAYRAESWPA; translated from the coding sequence ATGTCTACGACAGAGACCCTCAGGCGGGCCGCAGACGCCATATGGGCCAAGATATTCCAACACCCCTTCGTGGTGGGCCTATATCGAGGCGACCTCCCGCTGGAGAAATTTAGGTACTACCTACTTCAAGACTACAACTACCTAGTCAATTTCGCCAAGGCGCTCGCGCTGGCCGCCGCCCGCGCGCCGGACGTGAAGGCCATGAGGGCCATGTTGGAGCTGGCATACGGCGAGCTCACAGGCGAGATGGCCAACTACGAGTCTCTACTGAAGGAGCTGGGGCTCTCCCTAGAGGACGCCGTGAGGACCAAGCCGAACCCCACAAACGTCGGCTATATGTCCTACCTCACATCTATCTGCTCCACAGGGTCCTTCGGCCAATGCCTCTCAGCCCTCCTGCCCTGTTTCTGGACCTATCTGGAGATCGCCGAGAGGCACAAAGGCCTGTTAGAGAGAAACCCCGTGGAGATATATAGGAGGTGGGCCTCGGTGTACCTCTCCCAAGAGTATAGGAGGCTCGTCGAGATGTTGAGGGGACTTCTGGACTCCCTATCGCCGAAGGTCGAAGAAGTTCTGGAGCCATTCCTCACGGCCTCCCTCTATGAGCTGGCCTTCTGGGACGCCGCATATAGGGCGGAGTCCTGGCCGGCCTAG
- a CDS encoding GIY-YIG nuclease family protein, whose product MYRLGDAVGRCLNRAGLDLSRCRFGVVSCGNFDVSGPGVYIFYEGEQIYYVGEANDVKRRLKEHCAAHIGGSEGVVRFFIYLFDNDLCDRLPQNWRNMNAKEREDYIKERILKPFIGQLDIYVAICDELKDLEPRKVNSKRKEIEECLIDELKPTLNPLEPRRRGRSRARR is encoded by the coding sequence ATGTATAGGCTAGGCGATGCGGTGGGGAGGTGTCTGAATAGGGCTGGTTTGGATCTCAGTAGATGCAGGTTTGGGGTTGTCAGTTGTGGGAACTTCGACGTCAGTGGGCCTGGCGTCTATATTTTCTACGAGGGGGAACAGATATACTATGTGGGCGAAGCAAACGACGTTAAGCGTAGGCTCAAAGAGCACTGTGCGGCCCACATAGGCGGCTCCGAGGGCGTGGTGAGGTTCTTCATTTATCTATTCGATAATGATCTCTGTGATAGACTGCCACAAAATTGGCGAAATATGAATGCAAAGGAGAGAGAAGATTATATCAAAGAACGGATACTGAAGCCGTTTATAGGTCAACTAGACATATATGTAGCTATATGCGATGAACTTAAAGATCTAGAGCCCAGAAAAGTAAATTCAAAACGTAAAGAAATTGAGGAGTGCCTGATAGATGAGCTAAAGCCGACATTAAACCCGCTAGAGCCAAGGCGTCGCGGTAGGAGTAGAGCTAGGCGCTGA
- a CDS encoding APC family permease, which produces MSARLKYRDLLALALAGILPVGAPIGVAPLIKYAGPSAVWAVLLGYAMVALSAVPILEYSKLARFSGGYYGLAELGLGLTAGKYTALMNYLYYLAWQAQNALQAGWIVYSMTDDARAWLIAAVGVLLLSYLGASAPPRRYAEGLLLPVILSTTGLTVALDIYVLSSSPYRSPSLLAPPADWGPVALAAAVQGFWLFVGYGTPLFYSEEAERPLSDVWKAIAAATALSAAVYLLSVYAIVSAVPPADLNVLANSPMPYIDAWSKYLPQWALLLYPLALAPAVLAYGGPAGSHARLLWAMARDGFIGHKKLREVKAGVPKNAALFNLALSAATALGTSALTFALYGMSPAAAEEAWLEVSTAATVLWYFHHVPPELALYPLLRKRPGLVKSRAEAVLTGVLAPAAGLAIFLYTLYYTAVYRSYLPAVCASLAVAVAALVYTLIKRARGTLGSSTAAYLLAERGGQL; this is translated from the coding sequence GTGTCGGCCAGGTTGAAATATAGGGATCTACTCGCCTTGGCCCTCGCCGGCATCCTCCCAGTAGGGGCCCCGATAGGCGTGGCCCCCCTCATAAAATATGCCGGACCCTCCGCCGTGTGGGCCGTCCTGCTGGGCTACGCCATGGTGGCCCTATCGGCGGTGCCGATACTTGAATACAGCAAGCTGGCCCGCTTCTCGGGCGGGTACTACGGGCTCGCCGAGTTGGGGCTGGGCCTGACCGCGGGGAAGTACACGGCGTTGATGAACTACCTCTACTATCTGGCCTGGCAGGCCCAGAACGCCTTGCAGGCCGGCTGGATCGTCTACAGCATGACGGACGACGCGCGGGCGTGGCTCATCGCGGCCGTCGGGGTCCTACTGCTGTCGTATCTAGGCGCGTCGGCTCCTCCTAGGCGCTACGCCGAGGGCCTACTGCTACCCGTAATACTCTCGACGACGGGCTTGACGGTAGCCCTGGACATATATGTGTTGTCTTCTTCCCCCTACAGGTCGCCGTCGCTCTTAGCTCCACCGGCCGACTGGGGGCCGGTCGCCCTCGCCGCGGCCGTACAGGGCTTCTGGCTCTTTGTGGGGTACGGGACCCCTCTGTTCTACAGCGAAGAGGCCGAGAGGCCCCTCTCGGACGTCTGGAAGGCCATAGCGGCCGCCACGGCCCTCTCGGCCGCAGTATACTTGCTGTCAGTCTACGCGATAGTCTCCGCAGTGCCTCCCGCCGACTTAAATGTCCTCGCCAACTCGCCGATGCCCTACATAGACGCTTGGTCTAAATACCTCCCTCAGTGGGCCCTACTCCTATACCCCCTCGCGTTGGCGCCGGCGGTACTGGCCTATGGAGGACCTGCGGGGTCCCACGCGAGGTTGCTCTGGGCTATGGCTAGAGACGGCTTTATAGGCCACAAAAAGCTCCGAGAGGTAAAGGCCGGCGTCCCCAAGAACGCCGCCCTCTTCAACCTAGCCCTCTCCGCGGCGACGGCGCTCGGAACCTCGGCCCTCACCTTCGCCCTCTACGGGATGTCCCCAGCCGCGGCCGAAGAGGCTTGGCTCGAAGTCTCGACGGCGGCCACAGTGTTGTGGTATTTCCACCACGTCCCGCCCGAACTCGCCCTATATCCCCTCTTGAGGAAGAGGCCCGGCCTCGTCAAGTCCAGAGCCGAGGCCGTGCTGACAGGCGTGTTGGCCCCGGCGGCGGGCCTGGCCATATTCCTATACACCCTGTACTACACCGCCGTATATAGGTCATATCTGCCGGCCGTCTGCGCCTCGCTGGCCGTGGCGGTCGCGGCGCTCGTATATACACTAATCAAGAGGGCTAGAGGAACCCTCGGCTCCAGCACTGCGGCCTATTTGTTGGCCGAACGCGGGGGGCAACTGTAG
- a CDS encoding secondary thiamine-phosphate synthase enzyme YjbQ has translation MKVYTKELQVKTPTGRALVNITSQVESVVAESGVSEGMALVFLTHATAALFANEDEPHIRKDYLALFERLVPASGNYEHNVIDNNADAHLLSVLFKQFYLFPVKGGKLVRGTWQELFLAEFDGPRIRRVTVVVMGQ, from the coding sequence ATGAAGGTCTACACTAAGGAGCTTCAAGTGAAGACCCCCACTGGGCGGGCTTTAGTAAACATAACGAGCCAGGTCGAGTCGGTCGTCGCCGAGTCGGGCGTCTCGGAGGGCATGGCTCTTGTCTTTCTGACCCATGCAACTGCCGCCCTCTTCGCCAACGAGGACGAGCCCCATATACGTAAGGACTATTTGGCCCTCTTCGAGCGGCTGGTCCCGGCTTCGGGCAACTACGAACATAACGTCATCGACAACAACGCAGATGCCCACCTCTTGAGCGTGTTGTTCAAACAGTTCTACCTCTTCCCGGTAAAGGGGGGCAAATTGGTGAGGGGGACCTGGCAGGAGCTGTTCCTAGCCGAATTCGACGGCCCTAGAATCCGTAGGGTGACGGTGGTGGTGATGGGGCAATGA
- a CDS encoding pyridoxal-phosphate dependent enzyme gives MRLVCARCGFERRGDELRCPRCGGPFTVEVDFPYREKIRENFPYISKWITLGEGNTPLVEIEGVKFKLEYLNPTGSFKDRGSTVLISALAARGVKRISEDSSGNAGASIAAYGALAGMEVEIYVPETARGGKLRQIEAYGAKVVRVSGSREDVAKAAESSGAYYASHVWRPEFRDGIRTLSYELVRDLGRPPEEVYLPTSAGTLLLGVYAGFKHLLDSGVIDKMPRLVAVQTEQVRPLCASVKGEPYTPPPRLTSIADALVSTNPPLLPEMAQVVKSHGDCVWVTDGEIEAAWRWLARRGLLVEPSSAAALAGYWKRGSKGDAVIVLTGNGLKTL, from the coding sequence ATGAGGTTAGTCTGCGCCCGCTGTGGCTTCGAGCGTAGGGGCGACGAGTTGAGGTGTCCCCGTTGCGGCGGCCCCTTTACCGTTGAGGTGGATTTCCCATATAGGGAAAAGATAAGGGAGAACTTCCCCTATATCTCCAAGTGGATTACTCTCGGCGAGGGGAACACGCCCCTCGTGGAGATAGAAGGCGTGAAGTTCAAACTGGAGTACTTAAACCCCACGGGTAGCTTTAAGGATAGGGGCTCTACGGTGTTGATCTCGGCTCTAGCCGCTAGGGGGGTAAAGAGGATATCGGAGGACTCTTCGGGCAACGCCGGGGCCTCCATTGCGGCGTACGGCGCGCTGGCGGGCATGGAGGTGGAGATATACGTGCCGGAGACCGCCCGAGGCGGCAAGTTGAGGCAGATAGAGGCCTATGGGGCCAAGGTGGTAAGGGTGTCGGGCAGTAGGGAGGACGTGGCCAAGGCCGCCGAGAGCTCCGGCGCCTACTATGCCTCGCATGTGTGGAGGCCGGAGTTTAGGGACGGGATAAGGACTCTCTCCTACGAGCTGGTAAGGGATTTGGGGAGGCCGCCGGAGGAGGTCTACCTCCCCACGTCCGCCGGCACTTTACTGTTAGGCGTATATGCGGGCTTTAAACACCTCTTGGACTCCGGCGTGATAGACAAAATGCCGAGGCTGGTGGCCGTACAGACGGAACAAGTAAGGCCGCTCTGCGCCTCGGTAAAGGGAGAGCCCTATACGCCCCCGCCGAGGCTTACCTCAATCGCCGACGCGTTGGTATCGACTAACCCGCCCTTACTGCCGGAGATGGCCCAAGTGGTAAAGAGCCACGGCGACTGCGTTTGGGTGACAGACGGCGAGATAGAGGCCGCTTGGAGGTGGCTGGCGCGTAGGGGGCTCCTCGTAGAGCCGTCATCGGCGGCGGCGCTGGCCGGCTATTGGAAAAGAGGCAGTAAGGGGGACGCGGTAATAGTATTAACGGGCAACGGGCTCAAGACGCTATGA
- a CDS encoding gamma-glutamyltransferase: protein MSWGTSIAVASESFQATYLGIKVYEAGGNPGDVAVAVSLALSYLLPHLNGLGGDFLALYEKAGSVRAILGLGWAPKGISTRPPQTGLRSAVVPGYIAGLWELHRALGSMEWSKLVNMVVDFLERHAVVHPSLAYALSKTELEGPGAKIYEAVPKTAGAPYRLGPLLELYRLAAEYGPQGLYEALAESLSGDYFDKEDLIQFKAEVRDPISIEYGGWTLYEAPPPSLGFAVLLTLKLARGQLPKSPLSYSRIRAVVAAARRAHWARDRYLGDVPVPLDDILSGRIQLGEAEAPTPTPGTTYFAVASKEVVISAIQSLYHNFGSRYVEGRWGVVLNNRASDFTTGPNAPAPRKRPAHTLSALLAVRGGEVAALGSSAAHYRPVVYAQLAQNLIDYSMDPRKVVWAPRFIWTGGWHVVAERGYEEGPDVEVVDYPSRLGVAALALRGDKALAAVADIRGDGLALSV, encoded by the coding sequence ATGAGCTGGGGCACATCCATAGCGGTCGCCTCCGAGAGCTTCCAGGCCACCTATTTGGGCATCAAGGTATATGAGGCAGGCGGAAATCCAGGCGACGTGGCGGTGGCGGTCTCCCTTGCCCTTTCCTACCTCTTGCCCCACCTCAACGGGCTCGGCGGAGACTTCTTAGCCCTATACGAGAAGGCGGGATCGGTAAGGGCCATCTTGGGCTTGGGGTGGGCGCCCAAAGGCATATCGACACGGCCGCCGCAGACAGGTCTTAGATCTGCGGTGGTCCCCGGCTATATTGCTGGCTTGTGGGAGCTACATAGGGCATTGGGCTCCATGGAGTGGAGCAAGTTGGTAAATATGGTAGTGGACTTCTTGGAAAGACATGCAGTGGTCCATCCGAGCCTCGCATATGCGCTGTCCAAGACCGAACTGGAGGGGCCCGGGGCGAAGATATATGAGGCGGTCCCCAAGACGGCGGGCGCGCCCTACAGGCTGGGGCCTCTGCTCGAGCTCTACCGGCTGGCCGCCGAATACGGCCCCCAGGGCCTCTACGAGGCCCTCGCCGAGTCGCTCTCTGGGGACTATTTCGACAAGGAGGATTTGATTCAATTTAAGGCTGAGGTAAGGGACCCCATCTCGATTGAATACGGCGGGTGGACCCTCTACGAGGCCCCTCCGCCTTCTCTAGGCTTTGCCGTCCTCCTTACCTTAAAGCTCGCCAGAGGCCAACTGCCCAAAAGCCCCCTTTCCTACAGTAGGATAAGGGCCGTGGTGGCGGCGGCCAGGAGGGCGCACTGGGCCCGCGATAGATATCTAGGCGACGTGCCGGTGCCTCTAGACGACATACTGTCGGGTAGGATACAACTGGGCGAGGCCGAGGCGCCGACGCCTACGCCTGGCACTACATATTTCGCCGTGGCGAGTAAAGAGGTCGTAATCTCGGCAATACAGAGCCTTTACCACAACTTCGGCTCGCGGTACGTGGAGGGCAGGTGGGGAGTCGTGTTGAACAATAGGGCTTCTGACTTCACCACGGGCCCCAACGCGCCGGCCCCTAGGAAGAGGCCAGCCCATACGCTTTCCGCGTTGTTGGCGGTAAGGGGAGGCGAGGTGGCCGCCCTAGGCTCTAGCGCCGCGCATTACAGGCCAGTCGTCTACGCCCAGTTGGCGCAAAACCTAATCGACTACTCCATGGACCCCCGCAAAGTCGTATGGGCGCCCCGCTTCATATGGACGGGCGGATGGCATGTCGTCGCGGAAAGGGGATATGAGGAGGGGCCCGACGTGGAGGTTGTGGACTACCCGTCTAGGCTGGGCGTCGCCGCTTTAGCGCTTAGGGGGGACAAGGCGCTGGCGGCAGTGGCCGACATAAGGGGCGATGGCCTTGCGCTTTCGGTTTGA
- the ppa gene encoding inorganic diphosphatase, protein MLRLPPGRNPPDEIYVFVEIPAGSNVKYEYDEELGVITVDRVLYTALVYPFNYGFIPSTLSEDGDPLDVALLSGAEFSPGVLVRARPLGLLEMEDEEGLDYKVIAAPIEKIDPSYADVKEVFDLTKPTLEKIKHFFERYKELEPGKWVKAKGYLGVEEAKKYIMEAIERFKRAGGQNV, encoded by the coding sequence ATGTTGAGGCTACCGCCAGGCAGGAATCCGCCCGATGAGATATATGTCTTCGTGGAGATACCGGCAGGCTCCAACGTGAAGTATGAATACGACGAAGAGCTGGGCGTCATAACGGTGGACAGAGTCCTGTATACCGCCTTGGTCTACCCCTTCAACTACGGCTTCATACCCAGCACCCTCTCGGAGGACGGCGACCCCCTTGACGTAGCCCTGCTGAGCGGCGCTGAGTTCTCGCCTGGGGTGTTGGTGAGGGCGAGGCCCTTGGGCCTTTTGGAGATGGAGGACGAGGAGGGGCTGGATTATAAGGTCATAGCGGCGCCCATAGAGAAGATAGACCCCTCGTATGCCGACGTGAAGGAGGTCTTCGACCTCACCAAACCCACGTTGGAGAAAATCAAGCATTTCTTCGAGAGGTATAAGGAGCTGGAGCCCGGCAAGTGGGTAAAGGCCAAGGGCTATCTGGGGGTCGAAGAGGCCAAAAAATACATAATGGAGGCCATCGAGAGGTTCAAGAGGGCTGGAGGGCAGAACGTATAG
- a CDS encoding alpha/beta hydrolase, protein MPLDPQIKPILERIRALPALTSPQDLRRQVEEQSRLLTAAVREPVAETRDVYIPVSGGSIKARIYLPRRAAGLSAVLYYHGGGFVFGSIETHDHICRRLARLSDSVVVSVDYRLAPEHKFPTAVEDAYAALKWVADRASELGVDPNRIAVAGDSAGGNLAAVVSILDRNSGEKLVKKQVLIYPVVNMTGVPTTSLVEFGVAETTSLPMELMVWFGRQYLRGPEDAYDFRASPILADLGGLPPALIITAEYDPLRDEGELYAYKMKASSSRAVAVRFAGMVHGFVSFYPFVDAGREALDLAAASIRSALQPS, encoded by the coding sequence ATGCCGCTGGACCCCCAAATCAAGCCCATTTTGGAGAGGATAAGGGCCCTGCCGGCCCTTACGTCCCCACAGGATTTACGTAGACAAGTAGAGGAACAGTCGAGATTGCTGACTGCCGCCGTACGAGAGCCCGTAGCCGAGACGAGAGACGTATATATACCAGTCTCGGGAGGCTCCATAAAGGCTAGGATCTACCTCCCAAGGAGGGCGGCCGGGCTATCGGCCGTGTTGTACTACCACGGAGGGGGCTTCGTCTTCGGCAGTATTGAGACCCACGACCACATATGTAGGAGACTTGCCAGGCTTTCAGATTCGGTCGTCGTGTCTGTAGACTATAGGCTCGCCCCGGAGCACAAATTCCCGACCGCAGTCGAGGACGCCTACGCCGCATTGAAGTGGGTCGCCGACCGCGCAAGCGAGTTGGGCGTAGACCCCAATAGGATCGCAGTTGCTGGCGATTCTGCCGGGGGCAATCTGGCCGCTGTAGTGAGCATACTGGATAGAAACTCCGGCGAGAAACTCGTAAAGAAGCAGGTATTGATATACCCCGTAGTCAATATGACCGGAGTGCCCACCACATCTCTCGTCGAGTTCGGCGTAGCCGAAACCACCTCGCTCCCAATGGAGCTAATGGTGTGGTTCGGCAGGCAGTACCTAAGGGGGCCTGAGGACGCCTACGACTTCAGAGCCTCGCCCATTCTGGCCGATCTAGGCGGCTTGCCTCCGGCTCTGATCATAACTGCGGAGTACGACCCGTTGAGAGACGAGGGGGAGCTATATGCGTACAAGATGAAGGCCTCAAGCTCTAGGGCAGTCGCCGTGAGATTCGCCGGGATGGTCCACGGATTTGTCAGCTTTTACCCCTTCGTGGACGCAGGTAGGGAGGCCTTGGACCTAGCCGCCGCCTCTATACGTTCTGCCCTCCAGCCCTCTTGA